A part of Myxococcaceae bacterium JPH2 genomic DNA contains:
- a CDS encoding DUF2236 domain-containing protein, whose translation MNTQTNPRRWPPPPEVEQQINLDRERFRKCLDYMREHAAGEVEGVYGPNSVTWVLYREPVILLGGLRAILLQLAHPAVAYGISQNSNFRNDLLGRARRTYTAMYQLKFGGLSEATGAAKRIHSVHSRVYGALPDGASPQGSDPYRANDPSLLRWVHATLIDTAMLIFDTFVRPLSVEEKRRYYQETLRAAAYFGLLPEQVPPTLESFYEWYNGELAGERLSVGDTALELAGLLFNSPFTRGQFDEVLTAGLLPERWRVAYRLPWGPGQRLTWKLLKGSMHRGIHLTPPKLRYVTAWHQAQMRLAMSRGERPTIMARVLNTIDSYVDVPFSIRPVAVKARADRD comes from the coding sequence ATGAATACGCAGACGAACCCGAGGCGGTGGCCGCCCCCTCCGGAAGTGGAGCAGCAGATCAACCTGGACCGCGAGCGTTTCCGCAAGTGTCTCGACTACATGCGGGAACACGCGGCAGGCGAGGTCGAGGGCGTTTACGGCCCCAACAGCGTGACCTGGGTGCTCTATCGCGAGCCGGTGATCCTCCTCGGCGGACTGCGCGCCATCCTGCTGCAACTAGCCCATCCGGCAGTGGCCTACGGTATCTCCCAGAACAGCAACTTCCGGAATGACCTGCTCGGCCGTGCGCGACGCACCTATACGGCGATGTACCAGCTCAAGTTTGGTGGCCTCTCGGAGGCGACGGGCGCCGCGAAGCGGATCCACAGCGTACACAGCCGCGTCTACGGCGCACTTCCGGACGGTGCCAGCCCGCAGGGCTCCGACCCCTATCGCGCGAACGATCCTTCGCTGCTGCGTTGGGTGCACGCTACCCTCATCGACACCGCCATGCTGATCTTCGACACGTTCGTGCGGCCGCTCAGCGTCGAGGAGAAGCGCCGCTACTATCAGGAGACGCTGCGCGCCGCAGCGTACTTCGGACTCCTACCGGAGCAGGTGCCGCCCACGCTCGAGTCCTTCTACGAGTGGTATAACGGTGAGCTGGCGGGGGAGCGGCTGAGCGTGGGAGACACGGCGCTTGAGCTGGCAGGCCTTCTCTTCAATTCGCCGTTCACCCGAGGACAGTTCGATGAGGTGCTCACCGCCGGCCTCCTACCGGAGCGCTGGCGCGTGGCGTACAGGCTGCCTTGGGGGCCGGGACAGCGCCTCACGTGGAAGCTCCTGAAGGGCTCGATGCATCGGGGAATCCACCTCACCCCGCCAAAGCTCCGCTACGTCACAGCCTGGCATCAGGCCCAGATGCGGCTGGCCATGTCTCGGGGAGAACGGCCGACGATCATGGCCCGGGTGCTGAATACCATCGACTCCTACGTCGACGTGCCGTTCAGCATCCGGCCAGTCGCGGTGAAGGCCCGAGCGGATAGGGATTGA